The Methanocaldococcus jannaschii DSM 2661 genome has a segment encoding these proteins:
- a CDS encoding 4Fe-4S binding protein yields the protein MVKIDYKKCGYCGACVGVCEKLAINLIEHIIVIDEKKCNNCKLCTIVCPLNALEGE from the coding sequence ATGGTAAAAATAGACTACAAAAAGTGTGGTTATTGTGGAGCGTGCGTTGGAGTTTGTGAAAAGTTAGCTATCAATTTGATAGAACATATTATAGTTATTGATGAAAAAAAGTGTAATAACTGTAAGTTATGCACAATAGTATGTCCATTAAATGCATTAGAGGGGGAATGA